The stretch of DNA CTCTTCTAAAGGGTATTTGTAGACCACCAAGGAATATGGAATACTGCAAAGGGCTTCCTGCTCTTCGTCTCTCTCCTTTTTTGTacatagttgttttccttttactCAATGTAAAAGAACGTTCTAAGCGGGGAATACAAGTAAGCGAGGCTTGTGCTCCTGTGTGTCCTGGGACAGGAGATGCCTCCGCACCTCTCTGCTTCCGTTTGCATCCGGTGCTGGTGACCCAGCTGATGTCCCCTGCCTTCTTTTTCACAGCGTCCACCCTGGCAAGGCTTTCTAAATCTAGTCTGTGAAGCCAGGTAGGATACCTACATCCCCAGAAAAATGACTGAAGAACCTGTAAAAGAGAACCTGGGATCCCCAAAGTCGCCTGCACCCgtgaaaatggagaaaaacccTAAGAGTGAAGTTGTGATCACCACAGTCCCCTTGGTCACTGAGGTTCAGCTGATGGCCGCCACAGGGGGTGCGGAACTCTCCTGCTACCGCTGCATCATCCCCTTTGCTGTGGTGGTCTTCATCGCGGGGATCGTCGTCACCGCCGTGGCTTACAGCTTCAATTCTCACGGTTCCATCATCTCCATCTTCGGCCTGGTCCTTCTATCCTCCGGACTTATTTTATTAGTCTCTAGCGCCTTGTGCTGGAAGGTGAGACAAAGGAATAAGAAAGTCAAGAGACGGGAGAGTCAGACGGCTCTTGTGGTAAATCAGAGAAGCTTGTTCGCGTAAGACAGAGAGCAAATGGGAAACTTCACTCTAAAGTTCAGTTCCAACTGTTGAGTTCGTCCATACGGAATTAGCCCAGGAGGGAATGGGTTCAGTTTTGGAACGGACTACCAAAATCAAACTGAGGCAAAGAGAGGACTAAAAATGAGGGGTCAAGACGGTTCCCTTTGTAGGGAATAATACCTTTAATGACAAACTTAATCCTAAGGGCTATTGCTAAGACAAAAGAACCAGCTTTCTTTTTGCCTTAAGCGTTTGGGGAGTATGGGATATGTGCACATTTGATTCGCTCTAGAGAGTACCCAAGGGATGATGgacaaataacaaaaaccctgGTGAACCAGTTCCATAAAAAGAAATAGCCCACACTCTGGAAAGAGggattataaaaatgttttactaCAGGCCTACATTGACTTGGCATTCCCATGTCCCTAAAAAATTCTGTTATATATCTCTTTTCCAATAAGTTGGTTCTCTGGCCTCTCTTTTAAAAcgattttcattttgaataaatCATCACTAGTGGTACTTTATCTTGAAGAACAgactaatatttttttatattttaacaatggACAATTTTAGATGATTGTAATGATTCAGAAGAAACCAGAAAGGTAGGAGATAACACGAATGGCATGGGGGGAGGTAAATTAATACTGAAATAATCCAATATAGCACCTTTGATGGTTTTTATACAAAAGTTTAATGTGcatttcactcaaaataataaatacttatggCTGCTGAAACTTCTTAAGTGGTTGTTTCTGCTGTCCTTCTTCTTTTAAGActgattttatttgaattatgcACACCCACGTGAGTCTGCTGGGGTTTGTGCACATGGGTGGAGGTGCTGTTGGAGTCCAGAGGAGGGCATCTGATCTCCAAGAGCTTcaggtacaggtggttgtgaaccgcTTCACATgcgtgctgggaacagaacttggctCCCCTGCAAGAACCCCCTgtaccatctctctagcccttgtccttactatttttgttgctattccAACTTTCCCATCTCCCCTCAGCTTGTTTGCAAAGTATCAGCTGTGTGTTTCTCAACTGGAGCTGCCATTTCTTCTGGAAGATTGCTGTTTTTGTCTTGTGATGCAATATGCCCAGTAACATTTAACACGTTCTGGGGGGTTTCTAAAGCTGCCATTAGGAAATCAGGGCCTGGGTCAGGAATTTAACAATGTTCTCTTAAATGTGCATTATACTTCTTGTTAATTTAATCATGAATTAATGCAGATTTGTGTAGTAATAATACTACATAATTAAGGTTAGAGTTGAATTTTTCCTGTGGTTCTGAGCTATCCAATATTCTTCCCATTACTCCAGCAAGACTTATTCCTCATTATTGCAGCTTAAAGCCCACTCAGTCTGATTGAGAAGACAATTAAACATGAGGCATTAGAGTTTGTAGAGTCTGATGAGGATCCAGTACGTCACAGTCCTTGGAAGGGATTCTACTGAGGAACTTCATTAAGTCTGCCAGGAACCCTCTGACACTGGCTGCTCCCCAGCCTTTGCTTGCTTTTGTATCTGGAAACATCTTAAGGATTTTCACAACCCCATTGCAAGTGAATGAACAGGGCTCATTGCGGGGCCGTCACTGCTGTGATGTGatatgctttgttgttgttgttacttttattttaaaacaaagacagtCAAAGGTTCAACATTGCTTTATAAATCAGTTTCCCAGGGAAAGTTCAAGCttctccaggctggcctagagacAACTCCTCTTTCACTCCCAATCCAATAACCCTCCCTATGAGTCAGCCTGACTAGGCTCCACCACCCTGCCTTAGGCTCCGGTTTTCCTACCTCCGTGTCTGTCCAGACTCTTTCTCTCTGCTATAATGATAATACCGTTAgttcccatccttctccccatCTCAGGCTGCCCAAACCCTGCTTCTCATCAGCTATCTGCTCCAAAGCCGCCTCCTCCTGGAACCCTCGTACTATGTGAATGCAATTGCTCCATCATCAGCCACTATTCTCATCGTTTGTAGTACTTTCCAGTTTCTAACGTGTGGGTGATATACTCATGTGTCCCTTCCAAACCTTTGTCGTATCATTAGGAATGATCTGCTTGCTGTTTTCAGTGTGCCGGCGACTGCACTATCACCTTGTACAGGGAAGAAACTCAACATAGACTCAAATGAGGTGTTAAATAAACTCAAGAAGGGAAAGGTGGATGGTTTATCCAGAATTACATCCTATTCTTATATCTTGagaggaaaatattttgattttcaactTCCCCAAGAGTAAGTTACCTTTCATTCCCAACTCCATGGTAAAGGTAGAAATGGTTCACTGCTCTTTAGCCTCCAGCCCTTCGAAATGATTGAAAAGCAAATGCATGAATTATTTCTTGCCAGCAGGGGGCCTCATACTGCTACCAGAGTCCCCAAAGAAATCCTATGGGAAGGTTTTAACTACATGACTAAATGGAATAATATCTACAGATAGCAATGTGGTTCCGAACTGGAGACGATTCCCCAAGTGGCCCATTTCCATCCACTTCCGTAACTATTTTTGTATAATGAAGGTTCTCCTAGCATGGGGAGACCTTGCCTTCTGGATAGCTGCCAGGCCTCGTAAAGGGTGTGCATCCCTGTGAAGCTGTGGGGGCACCGAGGTAGCGCTAATACATGGTGAATCACAACTCCAGTAAGGGAGATAAACAAGCCTTTAATTATATTCACAACTGCAACATGCCTTGCTTGAATAGTGTCTGTCTTTACAAATagttctcacacacacaggcaaacaggtGCTAAGTGTACCCACGTACATAATGCAAGTCGGAATGGAAGTGTGTCTGTATGCAGggtctcgctctgtagcccaggctagcctcaaatgtATGGCAAtccttgcaatcctcctgtctcagcctcgggagtgctggaattacaggaggagaggaagggaaaaatgaaaagatacagaagtgggagaaaaagagaggagggagaataaTCAATGAGTAGGTAAGCAGATAGAAAAACCTTCCGCCCTGTTTCTCTACTACCGACTTATCTGCCATTCAAGCCAAATTCATCCATATCACTTTGCAGAAGACGACAGTAGAAATCTGCAAAGAAGCAATGGGTGCATATTCTCATTCTTGTATTATGAATCCCAAGGGCCCGAATCCCAGTTTTACAGTGTTCGTGAGGAATTATCGTTACTCCTTACCCTCATTAGTTCCCCTGTGTTAACCAGACCCAACCCTCACAACTGCTGCAGTCAATAGGCCATACCTCATCCTGCTGTGAGACTAGGCGACCACTCTGCTTGGCAAACTTAGCCAATTAAAGTGACTTGTTTAACCAGGAGCTCACGGTACAATATTGCAGTTAATACAGTGTTCCTTTCCTTTTGAGATTTTCTAGCAAAAGTGCCATAGACTGAAGGGCTTATAACCCCAGAAATGGATTTGTTACGGTTTTTGAGCCTCTAGAATCTGAGCACAAGTTAGGCACAAGAGTATCTGCTTTCTTAGGTCCATAGACAAGTTTCTCACCATGCACCCTCAGAGGAATGACCAAAGAAATCCTGGAGGGCCACTATCTCATCCAAGAGGATCGATCTCCAGGACCCATCTTCCAAAGGCCCACACCTCCAAATGCTGTCATGCTGGGGATTTGACTTTCACACATAAATTTGGGGAGTATACAAAGCTCATGTAAAGCTCCTGGCTTCATGATTCTCCATAGCCAAAATAAGTAACCCAAATGTCCCCTTAAGAAAGGGAGGTGTCAATTGCTATGAAGAtataccatgaccacaacaatttttataaaagaaagcatttagttgagactggcttgcagtttcagagggttagtccattgtgctggggagcatggtggcagacatGGTGGAGAAGAACCTGGGAGTTTCTACATCCAGATCCCCaagtggcaggaagagagagactctgggcttgaaACGtactttttgaaacctcaaagtccagtGACACCCTTCatccaacaaggtcacatgtcctaatccttccaaagagtgccactccctgcTGACCAAGTACTAAAAtctctgagcctatggggaccattttcattcaaaccaccagagaagGCAATACAAGTGTTTGTATATCCACTTAATATTGTTACTAAGTTACCATAGATATGTGGAAAGGTGTAGAGCCCAGTGCATTTCCACGAGCCAATCCTGTGGAACTGTGCTATGGTGTGGATATGAAATATTGCCCACAGGCCCACACTGTCCCTAGCTGGTGGCTGTGTTTCAGGAGGCTGTAAACCCTGTAAGACATAGGACAGAGTTGGCAGACGAAAGTCTCACCGGAAGTAGGCCATGGAGGTTACAGCCCACCCCTGCTTCTTGGCCTGTCCTCTGCTTACTGCTTCGCCAAGATGGAAGGACCCTGTCTCACAATCCACCACCATGAACTCTGATCCAACCCCTGCCGTGCTGAACtaaaaccatgagtcaaaataaactctaCTTCCCTTCAGTTGCTTCTCCCATGGATTTGGCCACCATGATGGAAAACTAACGCATATGCCCTAACATGCAGATAAAGAAATACTGTTTAAATATTGTCGGCCCTGGAAGTTCCTTTGTGGCCACTTCTGGGCACTGTGTCTCCAAGGAGAACCAGTATTCTGAACGCTAACAGAGCAGTGTTACCTGTTGGTAGGcttgttttaaagatatttttcattttatgtgtacatgtggggcCTGAGTATAtggacatgtatgtgtatgcatagacatgtatgtacatgtacgaatcattgaatcccctggaaatggagtttcaGGGGTTTTCAGCtgcgatgtgggtgctgggaaccaaacccagatcctctgcaaggatagccagtgctctgaactgctgaccAGCCTCTGATTTTTGGTTCTtgtttccttaaaaaacaaacaaacaaaataacctgAATAAATGGAATAATGAGTGCCTTTTTGTGACTAGTCTTTTTCCAATAATTTATTTGTGAAATGTGcctaattttgttatatatagtaATATAGGGATCATTTCTACCTCTGTGTAGAATTTTATCATCCAAAGACACTATCATACCTTGGTCCTTTGTGGTGTGGGTAGGTGTTCAAGGAGTTTCTCGTTTCTAAGCGTTAGGAATAGGGCTTTTGGTAGCTAGCCTCCATTATGGCCCTTGAGTTTTGGTATTTACATGCTTTCGTGGCTCTCCACCTATACTAGTCCCAGAACTGGTCAATGTGGCAAATAAAACATGGCTGAAGTAATGGTATGTCACTTCCAAGATAGTGTACTACAATACATTGAGGCTTTTCTTTGGGtatctgtgtctctctggctTGCTCACTCCCATGCTCTTACTTGCTTTGAGGAAAGCTGTTAAAATATCCAGGCACCAATAGTGAGGCCATGTATGGAAGAACCGAAGTCTGTatcgtttctgttgctgtaattaaACATCCtca from Microtus ochrogaster isolate Prairie Vole_2 chromosome 7, MicOch1.0, whole genome shotgun sequence encodes:
- the Tmem100 gene encoding transmembrane protein 100 is translated as MTEEPVKENLGSPKSPAPVKMEKNPKSEVVITTVPLVTEVQLMAATGGAELSCYRCIIPFAVVVFIAGIVVTAVAYSFNSHGSIISIFGLVLLSSGLILLVSSALCWKVRQRNKKVKRRESQTALVVNQRSLFA